In Nomascus leucogenys isolate Asia chromosome 8, Asia_NLE_v1, whole genome shotgun sequence, a single genomic region encodes these proteins:
- the TNFSF15 gene encoding tumor necrosis factor ligand superfamily member 15, producing MAEDLGLSFGETASVEMLPEHGSCRPKARSSSTRWALTCCLVLLPFLAGLTTYLLVSQLRAQGEACVQFQALKGQEFAPSHQQVYAPLRADGDKPRAHLTVVRQTPTQHLKNQLPALHWEHELGLAFTKNRMNYTNKFLLIPESGDYFVYSQVTFRGMTSECSEIRQAGRPNKPDSITVVITKVTDSYPEPTQLLMGTKSVCEVGSNWFQPIYLGAMFSLQEGDKLMVNVSDISLVDYTKEDKTFFGAFLL from the exons ATGGCCGAGGATCTGGGACTGAGCTTTGGGGAAACAGCCAGCGTGGAAATGCTGCCAGAGCATGGCAGCTGCAGGCCCAAGGCCAGGAGCAGCAGCACACGCTGGGCTCTCACCTGCTGCCTGGTGTTGCTCCCCTTCCTTGCAGGACTCACCACGTACCTGCTTGTCAGCCAGCTCCGGGCCCAAGGAGAGGCCTGTGTGCAGTTCCAG GCTCTAAAAGGACAGGAGTTTGCACCTTCACATCAGCAAGTTT ATGCACCTCTTAGAGCAGATGGAGATAAGCCAAGGGCACACCTGACAG TTGTGAGACAAACTCCCACACAGCACTTAAAAAATCAGCTCCCAGCTCTGCACTGGGAACATGAACTAGGCCTAGCCTTCACCAAGAACCGAATGAACTATACCAACAAATTCCTGCTGATCCCAGAGTCGGGAGACTACTTCGTTTACTCCCAGGTCACATTCCGTGGGATGACCTCTGAGTGCAGTGAAATCAGACAAGCAGGCCGACCAAACAAGCCAGACTCCATCACTGTGGTCATCACCAAGGTAACAGACAGCTACCCTGAGCCAACCCAGCTCCTCATGGGGACCAAGTCTGTGTGTGAAGTAGGTAGCAACTGGTTCCAGCCCATCTACCTCGGAGCCATGTTCTCCTTGCAAGAAGGGGACAAGCTAATGGTGAACGTCAGTGACATCTCTTTGGTGGATTACACAAAAGAAGATAAAACCTTCTTTGGAGCCTTCTTACTATAG